The Patescibacteria group bacterium genome window below encodes:
- a CDS encoding PrgI family protein: MQQFVIPQFIDVEDKIIGPITSRQFIILLAVTIILFIAYKLLTFFYFLAFGIPVFGLGIVLAFIKVNGQPFHFFLLNLIQTTRRPKLRVWNKESTADELRQFLKKEEVKIIPPRPVKERMVATKLAELSLIVNTGGVYKGE; the protein is encoded by the coding sequence ATGCAGCAGTTTGTCATCCCTCAATTTATTGACGTGGAAGATAAAATAATCGGGCCAATTACTTCCCGTCAGTTTATCATTCTTTTAGCCGTAACGATTATTTTATTTATTGCCTATAAACTTCTTACTTTTTTTTATTTTTTAGCTTTCGGTATTCCTGTTTTTGGGTTAGGCATAGTATTGGCTTTCATTAAAGTTAATGGCCAGCCATTTCATTTTTTTCTTCTAAATCTTATCCAAACTACGCGCCGACCCAAATTAAGAGTTTGGAATAAAGAATCAACTGCAGACGAACTGAGGCAATTTTTAAAAAAAGAAGAAGTTAAAATAATCCCACCGAGGCCGGTTAAAGAACGCATGGTGGCTACAAAATTGGCGGAATTATCATTAATTGTAAATACGGGCGGAGTATATAAAGGCGAATAA
- a CDS encoding four helix bundle protein — MNQESGKIKSFTDLDAWKEGHKLVLDIYKLTKIFPREELFCLTNQLRRAGISFTSNIAEGFSRQSFKEKLQFYSMALGSLTEIQNQLLVARDIGYIAGADFNRIAEQTIKVNKITNGLIKKSKTIIHNS, encoded by the coding sequence ATGAATCAGGAATCAGGGAAGATAAAATCTTTTACCGACCTCGATGCGTGGAAAGAAGGACATAAATTAGTTTTGGACATTTACAAATTGACGAAGATATTTCCCAGGGAGGAATTATTTTGTTTGACAAATCAACTGCGCCGCGCGGGAATTTCTTTTACATCAAATATTGCCGAAGGATTTAGTAGGCAGTCCTTCAAAGAAAAATTACAATTTTATTCAATGGCGCTTGGCTCTTTAACGGAAATTCAGAATCAATTATTAGTGGCCAGAGATATTGGTTATATTGCCGGAGCAGATTTTAATAGAATTGCCGAACAGACCATTAAGGTGAATAAAATTACTAACGGTTTAATCAAAAAATCAAAAACCATAATTCATAATTCCTGA
- the rsmA gene encoding 16S rRNA (adenine(1518)-N(6)/adenine(1519)-N(6))-dimethyltransferase RsmA, whose translation MELYSLTVIKSLCKKYGVRPSREYGQNFLIDREVLESIVQAADLKNNDTVLEIGPGFGVLTAELIGRAKRVVAVETDRKMAKILGEILDIPKNLEVVEKDILKIANDELGVKNYEYKIVANLPYQITSAVFRKFLSEEPRPEEITVMVQKEVAERICAAPGEMSLLSLSVQFYGQPEIVDIVPRRAFWPEPEVDSAIIKISNIKNIYERNKKEIAPEKFFRLAKIGFSSRRKQLQNNLAGGLRLSNKKIKEVLVNLGFDERVRAQDLGVDNWVKLVQALNY comes from the coding sequence ATGGAATTATATTCACTTACCGTAATAAAATCGCTTTGTAAAAAATACGGCGTCCGTCCGTCACGGGAATACGGGCAAAATTTTTTAATAGATCGCGAAGTTTTGGAAAGTATAGTTCAGGCGGCCGATTTAAAAAATAATGATACTGTTTTGGAAATCGGTCCCGGGTTTGGCGTGTTGACCGCAGAGTTGATCGGGCGAGCGAAAAGAGTTGTGGCCGTAGAGACAGACAGAAAAATGGCGAAAATATTGGGAGAAATTTTAGACATCCCAAAAAATTTAGAAGTTGTGGAAAAGGATATTTTAAAAATTGCCAATGACGAATTGGGAGTTAAAAATTATGAATATAAAATTGTCGCCAACCTCCCATATCAAATTACGTCAGCAGTATTTAGAAAATTTTTAAGCGAAGAGCCGCGGCCGGAGGAAATTACGGTGATGGTGCAAAAGGAAGTGGCCGAGCGGATTTGCGCCGCGCCCGGCGAGATGAGCTTGCTTTCTCTTTCGGTTCAATTTTACGGTCAGCCGGAAATTGTGGACATTGTTCCTAGACGCGCTTTTTGGCCGGAACCGGAAGTTGATTCGGCGATTATAAAAATTTCTAACATAAAAAATATTTACGAAAGAAATAAAAAAGAAATTGCCCCGGAAAAATTTTTTCGTCTGGCTAAAATTGGTTTTTCTTCGCGGCGCAAGCAGCTGCAAAATAATTTAGCCGGGGGTTTGCGGTTGTCGAATAAAAAAATTAAAGAAGTTTTAGTCAATTTGGGTTTCGATGAACGAGTACGCGCCCAGGATTTGGGTGTGGATAATTGGGTAAAGCTGGTTCAAGCGCTTAATTACTAA
- a CDS encoding transposase, translating into MFKINERKHRLPRDLYIGQIICAFTICLEDRQPFFVSPDVFNQLENILLSTLKKICCEAHIYYFMPDHCHFVIEGKQESSNLYKCIVEFKQRSGYWFSCSKFGVKWQKDFYDHILRRDEDIIKQVKYILENVQRKGLARDWLGYPFRGSTLYNFDDWIFAG; encoded by the coding sequence ATGTTTAAAATTAACGAACGAAAGCATCGGCTACCAAGGGATCTTTACATCGGCCAAATAATCTGCGCTTTCACAATTTGTTTGGAGGATAGACAACCGTTTTTTGTTTCTCCGGATGTTTTTAATCAATTAGAGAATATTTTATTAAGCACACTAAAAAAAATTTGTTGTGAGGCCCATATTTATTATTTCATGCCCGATCACTGTCACTTCGTGATAGAAGGGAAACAAGAGTCCTCCAATCTGTATAAGTGTATTGTGGAATTTAAGCAAAGATCAGGCTATTGGTTTTCGTGTTCAAAATTTGGCGTTAAGTGGCAAAAAGATTTTTACGATCATATTTTAAGAAGAGATGAAGACATCATTAAACAAGTTAAATATATTCTGGAAAATGTCCAAAGAAAAGGTTTGGCGCGTGACTGGCTTGGGTATCCTTTTAGGGGCTCTACACTGTATAATTTTGATGATTGGATTTTCGCGGGCTAA
- a CDS encoding MFS transporter, with translation MFLQKIFHRYFADGMARELKELFWSTAILDFAISAVGVFEPIYLYTLGFSLSKILVFYIAVYALYFLLVPLGGKFARARGYEHAILFSTPFLILFYLSLFAIPYHPFFIVSAIISLAIQKTLYWPGYHADFARFGKDGSRGREISNLVVLDSIVMILGPAFGGVVIATMGFKVLFIIVAFLILVSNIPLLTTPEKFVPVPFSYKDSMKRLVAPENRRRLFSYFGFGEEHLAGYLWPIFIFLMIPAYASIGFLVSASVFVATILTLYIGRITDEESRHEVLKIGVIFTAFTWLMRVLVVSGVGVFMSDSLYRVSRRTVGVPLAAIIYDEAKKTSVMNSVVFLQMALVLGKLIVSVLALVVLFFFPDSWVALFILGAAMTALYALM, from the coding sequence ATGTTTTTACAAAAAATTTTTCATCGTTATTTCGCCGACGGCATGGCGCGGGAGTTGAAAGAACTTTTTTGGTCAACAGCAATTTTGGATTTTGCCATTTCTGCTGTTGGTGTTTTTGAACCCATTTATCTTTACACATTGGGATTTTCTTTATCTAAAATATTAGTTTTTTACATCGCCGTTTACGCGTTGTATTTTTTATTAGTGCCGCTTGGTGGAAAATTTGCCCGGGCCCGCGGCTACGAACACGCGATTCTTTTTTCCACGCCCTTTTTAATTCTTTTTTATTTGTCTTTATTTGCCATTCCCTATCACCCGTTTTTTATTGTAAGCGCGATTATTTCTCTGGCAATCCAAAAAACTCTTTATTGGCCTGGTTATCACGCCGATTTTGCCCGTTTCGGAAAAGACGGATCGCGCGGCAGGGAAATTTCCAATTTAGTGGTGCTCGATTCCATAGTTATGATTTTGGGTCCGGCGTTTGGCGGCGTTGTTATCGCGACCATGGGATTTAAAGTTTTATTTATTATCGTCGCTTTTTTAATTTTAGTTTCAAACATTCCGCTTCTTACCACTCCGGAAAAATTTGTGCCCGTGCCTTTTTCTTATAAGGATTCCATGAAGCGGCTCGTCGCGCCGGAAAATCGCCGGAGACTTTTTTCTTATTTTGGTTTTGGCGAAGAACATCTGGCTGGCTACCTTTGGCCAATTTTTATTTTTTTAATGATTCCGGCTTACGCCTCCATCGGATTTTTAGTTTCCGCCTCAGTTTTTGTGGCGACAATTTTAACTTTATACATCGGAAGGATTACTGACGAAGAATCAAGGCACGAGGTTTTGAAAATAGGGGTTATTTTTACCGCTTTTACTTGGCTTATGAGGGTTTTGGTGGTTTCCGGTGTCGGCGTTTTTATGTCTGATTCGCTGTATCGGGTTTCAAGACGAACAGTCGGCGTTCCGCTCGCGGCGATTATCTATGATGAAGCGAAAAAAACCAGTGTGATGAACTCAGTTGTTTTTCTTCAGATGGCTTTAGTTTTAGGAAAACTTATTGTAAGTGTTCTTGCCCTTGTTGTTCTTTTCTTTTTTCCGGATAGTTGGGTCGCGCTTTTTATTTTGGGCGCGGCGATGACAGCGTTGTACGCGTTGATGTAG
- a CDS encoding NAD-dependent epimerase/dehydratase family protein: MAKIIVTGGAGFIGSHIVDALVGRGHQVVVLDNLSTGRKENLNPKAKFYKVDIRDKKIGSIFKKEKPQAVFHYAAQIDARASARDPMFDAEVNVLGSINILQNAANAGVKKIIFASSGGNLSSEETVLPTPEDKISLPASPYGAAKFSTEMYLHYFWKTYGMKYIALRLANVYGPRQSPHGEAGVVAIFTNKMLQGKQPVIFGNGKQTRDYIYVGDVVRANLLALRSKKVGPFNVGTARETSVLKLFKTLKKLTGSRASEIFGAPVGQGKAAGKVAGEQMRSVLDSSKIRRELGWKPNVNLDEGLEMTVRWFQGNKKASC, translated from the coding sequence ATGGCAAAGATTATTGTCACTGGCGGCGCAGGATTCATCGGCTCTCACATTGTGGATGCGCTTGTCGGACGCGGTCACCAGGTCGTTGTGCTTGATAATTTGTCTACAGGCAGAAAGGAAAATCTTAATCCAAAAGCAAAGTTTTATAAAGTTGATATTCGTGATAAAAAAATTGGCAGCATTTTTAAAAAGGAAAAGCCCCAGGCGGTATTTCATTATGCCGCTCAAATAGATGCGCGGGCTTCGGCGCGCGATCCAATGTTTGACGCGGAAGTAAACGTGCTTGGGTCAATAAATATTTTACAGAATGCCGCTAATGCGGGCGTGAAGAAAATAATTTTTGCTTCAAGCGGCGGTAATCTTTCTTCCGAGGAGACAGTTTTGCCGACTCCGGAAGATAAAATTTCTTTGCCCGCCTCTCCTTACGGCGCGGCAAAATTTTCCACGGAAATGTATTTGCATTATTTTTGGAAGACTTATGGCATGAAATATATTGCTCTGCGTTTAGCCAATGTTTATGGACCGCGCCAATCGCCGCATGGCGAAGCCGGAGTAGTTGCCATTTTTACCAATAAAATGCTCCAAGGAAAGCAGCCGGTTATTTTTGGCAATGGCAAACAAACCAGAGATTACATTTACGTCGGTGACGTTGTTCGGGCAAATCTTTTGGCGTTGAGATCAAAAAAGGTAGGACCTTTTAATGTTGGAACGGCTCGCGAAACAAGCGTTCTAAAGCTTTTTAAAACTTTAAAGAAATTAACCGGTTCCCGCGCTTCCGAAATTTTTGGCGCGCCGGTCGGGCAGGGCAAGGCCGCCGGCAAAGTTGCCGGAGAACAAATGCGTAGCGTTTTAGATTCTTCAAAAATTCGTCGCGAACTTGGCTGGAAGCCAAACGTAAATTTAGATGAAGGATTAGAGATGACGGTAAGGTGGTTTCAGGGAAACAAAAAAGCAAGTTGCTGA
- the prfB gene encoding peptide chain release factor 2, whose product MDELVKSIEELEQRIEKAFELLKLGNSKKEIVKLEKLTLAPEFWKDQEAAKETNQRLNDLKEEVEVWEKLKKEVGDILDLAKLDQKDKEVSLREEIEKKYNELLVQFRKLEFFVLFSGPHDRANAILSIHAGTGGTEAQDWAEMLLRMYFRFCEKKGWKTEIIDETRGSEAGIKSITVRVTGRMAYGWLRSESGVHRLVRISPFDAEKMRHTSFALVEVLPEIDDVSEIKLDSKDLRIDTYLSSGHGGQSVQTTYSAVRVVHLPTGLTVSCQRERSQAQNKETALKILKAKILHLQEETRTKEIDKLRAGVLAAWGNQIRSYVLQPYRMVKDHRTKLETADTDAVLNGDLEQFMEAYLKWKKEQNNK is encoded by the coding sequence ATGGACGAATTAGTTAAAAGCATAGAAGAGTTGGAGCAGAGGATAGAAAAGGCCTTTGAACTTTTAAAGTTAGGAAATAGTAAAAAAGAAATCGTCAAATTGGAAAAATTAACTTTGGCGCCGGAGTTTTGGAAAGATCAGGAAGCGGCGAAGGAAACGAACCAGAGATTGAATGATTTGAAAGAAGAGGTTGAAGTTTGGGAAAAATTAAAAAAAGAAGTGGGGGATATTTTGGATTTGGCCAAGCTCGATCAAAAGGACAAAGAAGTTTCTTTGCGCGAAGAGATTGAAAAAAAATATAATGAGCTTCTCGTTCAATTTAGGAAGTTGGAATTTTTTGTTTTATTTTCCGGCCCGCACGATCGAGCGAACGCCATTTTGAGTATTCATGCCGGAACGGGCGGCACTGAAGCCCAGGATTGGGCAGAGATGCTTCTCAGAATGTATTTTAGGTTTTGCGAGAAGAAGGGATGGAAAACAGAAATTATTGATGAAACGCGTGGTTCTGAAGCGGGCATTAAGAGCATAACAGTAAGAGTCACCGGTCGGATGGCTTATGGATGGCTTCGGAGTGAATCCGGTGTTCATCGCTTAGTCCGTATTTCTCCCTTTGATGCGGAAAAAATGCGGCATACTTCGTTTGCTTTAGTTGAAGTTTTGCCGGAAATTGACGATGTCTCAGAAATAAAATTGGATTCGAAAGATTTGCGGATCGACACATATCTATCAAGCGGACACGGCGGACAAAGCGTGCAGACAACTTATTCGGCCGTTAGAGTTGTTCATCTTCCCACGGGTCTCACCGTAAGCTGCCAGCGCGAACGTTCACAGGCTCAAAATAAAGAAACCGCCCTAAAAATTTTGAAAGCAAAAATTTTACATCTGCAGGAGGAGACCCGAACAAAGGAAATTGATAAATTACGAGCCGGAGTTTTGGCGGCGTGGGGAAATCAAATTCGGTCATATGTTTTGCAGCCGTACCGAATGGTTAAAGATCACAGAACAAAACTTGAAACAGCGGATACAGACGCGGTGCTTAATGGAGATTTGGAACAGTTTATGGAGGCATATTTAAAATGGAAAAAGGAACAGAATAATAAATAA
- a CDS encoding trypsin-like peptidase domain-containing protein, which produces MFQDKSFQKIIAVAALVGLIFGGVGGVLGGLYGKSHIVPWFQKNFLGEDVVIGNDESERVFTQAVIEESATISAVKKVAPAVVSIIISKDLSKINNSNTFPYDLFGFNFPFGFEQPNTGGNSGGTGKTEIGGGTGFIISSDGLILTNKHVVSDTAAEYTVITNDDQRYDAKILATDPVLDIAVLKIDAKDLPTVELGDSDKIEIGQTVIAIGNSLGEYKNAVTKGIISGIGRRIVASDRLGGSEVIEEALQTDAAINPGNSGGPLVNLAGQVIGINTAMNQEGQLIGFAIPINAAKQDIESVKMNGKIIRPWLGVRYVLINQEIAKENQLEKDYGALIVRGQKQTDLAIVPGSPADKAGLVENDIILEMNGQKIDEDHPLAKEIAKSKPGDEITLKVLHKGEEKDVRVTLAEYKE; this is translated from the coding sequence ATGTTTCAAGATAAATCTTTTCAAAAAATTATTGCTGTTGCGGCGCTCGTTGGCTTAATTTTTGGCGGAGTGGGTGGTGTGCTCGGCGGGCTTTATGGTAAGAGCCATATTGTTCCATGGTTTCAAAAGAATTTTTTAGGTGAAGACGTTGTAATCGGAAACGATGAAAGTGAGAGAGTGTTTACTCAGGCGGTTATTGAGGAGTCGGCAACAATTAGCGCCGTAAAAAAAGTTGCTCCGGCCGTTGTTTCAATAATTATTTCTAAAGATTTAAGTAAAATTAATAATTCAAATACTTTTCCTTACGATTTGTTTGGTTTTAATTTTCCTTTTGGTTTTGAGCAGCCAAACACGGGCGGTAATAGTGGCGGCACGGGCAAAACGGAAATTGGCGGGGGAACGGGCTTTATAATTTCTTCGGATGGGTTGATTTTAACTAATAAACATGTGGTCTCAGACACAGCGGCGGAATATACGGTTATTACAAATGACGATCAAAGATATGACGCGAAAATTTTAGCCACTGATCCGGTTTTGGATATTGCCGTCTTAAAAATTGACGCCAAAGATTTGCCAACCGTGGAATTGGGAGATTCCGATAAAATTGAAATTGGTCAGACGGTTATTGCCATCGGTAATTCTCTCGGGGAATATAAAAATGCCGTGACTAAAGGCATAATTTCTGGCATAGGGCGACGGATCGTGGCGAGTGATCGACTTGGTGGTTCAGAGGTTATTGAAGAAGCGCTTCAAACTGACGCGGCTATAAATCCGGGAAATTCCGGCGGACCGCTCGTGAATCTCGCTGGGCAGGTTATTGGCATTAACACAGCGATGAACCAGGAAGGACAGTTGATCGGTTTTGCTATTCCGATTAATGCGGCCAAGCAGGATATAGAGAGCGTAAAAATGAATGGAAAAATTATTCGGCCATGGCTCGGCGTTCGTTATGTTTTGATTAATCAAGAAATAGCCAAGGAAAATCAATTGGAAAAAGATTATGGGGCATTAATTGTCCGCGGCCAAAAGCAGACGGATTTAGCCATAGTGCCCGGCTCACCGGCCGACAAAGCGGGTTTGGTTGAGAATGATATAATTTTGGAAATGAATGGTCAAAAAATAGACGAAGATCATCCTTTAGCCAAGGAAATTGCTAAATCTAAGCCGGGCGATGAAATAACTTTGAAAGTTTTGCACAAAGGCGAAGAAAAAGATGTGAGAGTAACACTTGCCGAGTATAAAGAATAA
- a CDS encoding MGMT family protein, whose product MTPFQEKVLLLVKKIPKGKVSTYGEIARILKTSPRAVGNALHKNPHPIKIPCHRVVKADGSLGGYAGGIRKKAELLGEEGIEVRKNKINNFAQVIYRFNKRMNK is encoded by the coding sequence ATGACTCCGTTTCAGGAAAAAGTTTTATTGTTGGTGAAAAAAATTCCGAAGGGAAAAGTTTCGACATATGGAGAAATCGCGCGAATTTTAAAGACCAGCCCCCGGGCGGTTGGAAATGCTCTTCATAAAAATCCTCATCCCATAAAAATTCCTTGTCATCGGGTGGTAAAAGCAGATGGAAGTTTGGGTGGATATGCCGGTGGAATCAGAAAAAAGGCAGAACTGCTTGGAGAAGAGGGGATAGAGGTCAGAAAAAATAAAATAAATAATTTTGCGCAAGTAATTTATAGATTTAATAAAAGGATGAATAAATAA
- a CDS encoding radical SAM protein, with the protein MGRTERPQIKTFWLALTYGCNNHCAGCYAEHSQFVDRPMDFDQAIRICGMMKEMGASDCLLIGGEPTLYPRLAELIRAGSQFDIEFKLVTNGRRLANPLYIRSLVDVGLKHASISVEGSSAKVHNAVTRTLSFRETMAGVENCLRLGLSFNTLLTVSRHNFGEVIPLAELMHKMGVVNILFNVGLPSAGGSQEKTESFALSPAHTAQIVTDAYLALKAKGIKVKFFATIPLCLFDQSLLDEMMTIGCISDGVHCHIFYGSGAVFEPNGNVLPCTHFVGRPLFNLSEQSVKTATDFAKVWYGRKGIHGVFRREIWRYPHEKCKGCRHWGKCVGGCPFLWTHFDPEEIISRKEVKE; encoded by the coding sequence ATGGGAAGGACAGAACGACCGCAGATCAAGACGTTCTGGTTGGCGTTGACTTATGGCTGCAACAATCATTGCGCCGGTTGCTATGCCGAACACAGTCAGTTCGTTGATCGGCCAATGGATTTTGACCAGGCTATCAGAATCTGTGGAATGATGAAAGAGATGGGAGCGTCTGACTGTTTGTTGATCGGCGGTGAGCCAACACTCTACCCCCGATTGGCTGAACTGATACGCGCAGGCAGTCAGTTTGACATCGAGTTCAAGTTGGTGACCAACGGACGCAGACTAGCCAATCCTCTGTACATACGGTCGCTTGTCGATGTCGGGCTAAAGCACGCTAGCATCTCTGTAGAGGGATCTAGCGCCAAAGTCCACAACGCGGTGACCAGAACCTTGAGTTTTCGAGAGACGATGGCGGGCGTGGAGAATTGTCTCAGGCTTGGTCTGTCGTTCAACACTCTGCTGACTGTCAGCAGACACAACTTCGGAGAAGTGATTCCGCTAGCTGAGTTGATGCACAAAATGGGAGTGGTTAACATCCTCTTTAACGTTGGTTTGCCTTCGGCTGGCGGTAGCCAAGAGAAAACTGAGTCTTTCGCCTTGTCTCCGGCCCATACGGCTCAAATCGTCACCGACGCCTATTTGGCGTTAAAGGCGAAAGGAATCAAGGTGAAGTTCTTCGCGACGATTCCGTTGTGCTTGTTTGATCAATCGTTGCTGGACGAGATGATGACCATCGGCTGCATCTCCGATGGTGTCCACTGTCACATCTTCTATGGCTCGGGTGCGGTGTTCGAACCTAACGGCAATGTTCTGCCGTGCACTCACTTCGTCGGGCGGCCGCTCTTCAACCTGAGCGAGCAATCCGTAAAAACCGCGACAGACTTTGCCAAGGTCTGGTACGGCAGGAAGGGCATCCACGGAGTCTTCCGGCGTGAGATATGGCGATATCCTCACGAGAAGTGTAAGGGCTGTCGTCACTGGGGGAAGTGTGTAGGAGGCTGTCCTTTCCTCTGGACTCATTTCGACCCAGAGGAAATTATCAGTAGAAAGGAGGTAAAGGAATGA